From one Rosa rugosa chromosome 4, drRosRugo1.1, whole genome shotgun sequence genomic stretch:
- the LOC133742028 gene encoding probable methyltransferase PMT18: protein MARDYGGGSPKHHQVESKKKRLTMIFGVSALCIVCYCLGAWQTTSAPVSRSELYNRVGCDEVSSQMKTSNASSESVAPHLDFESHHQVDINKSEAVQKFPPCAMTYSEYTPCQDPNRGRKFDRKMLKYRERHCPTKEEQLLCLIPAPPKYKTPFMWPQSRDFAWYDNIPHRELSIEKAVQNWIQVEGDRFRFPGGGTMFPKGADAYIDDINALIPLTKGQIRTAIDTGCGVASWGAYLLKRNILTMSFAPRDTHAAQVQFALERGVPAMIGVMGSKRLPYPARAFDMAHCSRCLIPWQNNDGLYLIEVDRVLRPGAYWILSGPPINWKKHWRGWERTQEDLKQEQDAIEAVAKSLCWKKVIQKNDLAIWQKPLNHIECIRSRNVVKTPHLCKSDNPDMAWDRNMETCITPLPEANNPNDVAGGALEKWPERAFAIPPRISSGSIPGITPEKLKEDNDLWKQRMERYKRIIPISKGRYRNVMDMNAYLGGFAAAASKYPVWVMNTVPANTNQDTLGVIYERGFIGAYQDWCEAFSTYPRTYDLIHAGGVFSIYQDRCDITYILLEMDRILRPEGTVIFRDTVEILTKIKAITDGMRWKSQIMDHESGPFNPEKILVAVKTYWTGEANKQS from the exons ATGGCTAGGGACTATGGTGGTGGATCACCAAAGCACCACCAGGTTGAATCCAAGAAGAAGAGGCTGACTATGATCTTTGGGGTTAGTGCACTTTGCATAGTATGTTACTGCTTAGGAGCTTGGCAAACCACTTCTGCTCCCGTCAGTCGGTCTGAACTCTACAACAGGGTTGGTTGCGATGAAGTTTCTAGCCAAATGAAGACCTCCAATGCCTCATCGGAGTCTGTTGCACCTCACTTGGATTTCGAAAGCCATCACCAAGTGGATATCAACAAATCCGAGGCAGTCCAGAAGTTCCCACCGTGTGCCATGACGTACAGTGAGTACACTCCTTGCCAGGATCCGAACAGGGGGAGAAAATTCGACAGGAAAATGTTGAAGTACAGAGAGCGGCATTGCCCCACTAAAGAAGAACAACTTCTTTGCTTGATACCGGCTCCACCAAAGTACAAGACTCCTTTTATGTGGCCTCAGAGCCGGGATTTCGCCTGGTATGACAACATTCCGCATAGGGAGCTTAGCATTGAGAAAGCTGTTCAGAATTGGATTCAAGTTGAGGGTGACCGGTTTAGATTCCCTGGTGGAGGTACCATGTTTCCAAAAGGAGCTGATGCTTATATAGATGACATTAATGCGCTCATTCCTCTTACTAAGGGTCAAATCAGAACTGCAATTGACACAGGCTGTGGT GTTGCAAGTTGGGGTGCTTACTTGTTGAAGAGGAATATCTTGACAATGTCTTTTGCTCCAAGAGATACGCATGCAGCACAGGTCCAGTTCGCATTGGAGAGAGGAGTTCCTGCTATGATTGGTGTCATGGGTTCAAAAAGGCTTCCCTACCCGGCCAGGGCTTTCGATATGGCTCACTGTTCCCGCTGCTTGATACCGTGGCAGAATAATG ATGGTCTGTATCTAATTGAAGTGGACAGAGTTCTAAGGCCGGGCGCTTACTGGATTCTTTCCGGGCCCCCTATTAACTGGAAAAAACACTGGAGAGGATGGGAGAGAACCCAAGAAGACTTGAAACAAGAGCAAGATGCTATTGAGGCTGTTGCGAAGAGCTTGTGCTGGAAGAAGGTGATTCAGAAGAATGATCTTGCTATCTGGCAAAAGCCTCTCAATCACATTGAATGCATCAGAAGCAGGAATGTTGTTAAGACACCGCATCTATGCAAATCAGACAATCCAGATATGGCTTG GGACAGAAATATGGAAACTTGCATTACACCTCTACCAGAGGCAAACAATCCGAATGACGTTGCTGGTGGGGCATTGGAGAAGTGGCCTGAGCGTGCATTTGCCATCCCACCTAGAATCAGCAGTGGTTCAATACCAGGAATCACCCCGGAGAAACTTAAAGAGGATAATGATCTGTGGAAGCAGAGGATGGAACGTTACAAGCGGATTATACCAATTTCCAAAGGAAGGTATAGGAATGTGATGGACATGAATGCTTACCTCGGTGGATTTGCTGCTGCAGCGTCGAAATATCCAGTCTGGGTTATGAACACAGTTCCTGCCAATACAAACCAGGACACTCTTGGTGTGATTTATGAAAGGGGTTTCATTGGTGCCTACCAGGATTGGTGTGAAGCATTTTCGACATACCCCAGAACTTATGATCTCATCCATGCTGGCGGTGTCTTCAGTATATATCAGGACAG GTGTGACATCACATACATATTGCTGGAAATGGATAGAATTCTGAGGCCAGAAGGAACCGTTATATTTAGGGATACTGTGGAGATACTTACGAAGATAAAGGCCATTACAGATGGGATGAGGTGGAAGAGTCAAATT